A single region of the Coregonus clupeaformis isolate EN_2021a chromosome 16, ASM2061545v1, whole genome shotgun sequence genome encodes:
- the LOC121583959 gene encoding LOW QUALITY PROTEIN: protein DGCR6-like (The sequence of the model RefSeq protein was modified relative to this genomic sequence to represent the inferred CDS: substituted 2 bases at 2 genomic stop codons), with the protein MAEKLQTLVKDLSSSFQQCLSYTTLSDLALGLIDGTVYNIVQGLLDIQHLTGRNLYNQRQKLHREHLVLKQDLVRKHKEALQVCKSHNLAVRKTNKQRETEVXNXQSIMPLLKFSLCTDCKHLIDVLFNDPKHPSFYITELISIVPGFYITTNPQLNQHFELMMQMNQLEIILKLQQKESQSGGLS; encoded by the exons ATGGCTGAGA AACTACAAACCCTTGTCAAAGATT TGTCCAGCTCCTTCCAGCAGTGCCTGTCCTACACCACACTGAGTgacctggctctgggactcatagATGGAACagtgtataatatagtacaggGACTCCTGGATATCCAGCACCTGACTGGGAGGAATCTGTATAACCAGAGACAAAAGCTGCACCGTGAGCatctag TACTCAAGCAGGATTTGGTTCGTAAGCATAAAGAAGCCCTACAGGTTTGCAAGTCACACAACCTTGCAGTTaggaaaacaaataaacaaagagaaacagaAGTATGAAATTGACAAAGCATCATGCCATTATTAAAATTCAGTTTGTGCACTGACTGCAAACACCTTATTGATGTGCTTTTCAATGATCCCAAACATCCCTCCTTCTATATCACAGAGTTGATTTCTATAGTCCCAGGGTTCTACATAACCACCAATCCCCAGTTGAATCAACACTTT GAGTTGATGATGCAGATGAACCAGCTGGAAATTATACTTAAACTTCAACAGAAAGAGTCCCAGTCAGGAGGCTTgtcctga